The nucleotide window AGaacaaaatattgttcaatccAATGCTGATGAAATAACACATCCTGTGACTGAACATATTAATGTTCAGCACAATATTCCTAATTCATCTACTCACAATGATTCAATAAATCATACAGGAAGAGTCAAGAAAAGACCTGCATACTTCAGTGATTATGTTTGTGATGTCGCTTGTGCATCTGAGCCTGCTCATACACATTCTGCATCTGCATTGAATTCTGAATCTCAATTTACAGCATCTTTTATGAATATGAATCAACATGATTCTTCTCATCTCCATTTCTTATCTGCCATAGTTAAACAACAAGAACCATATAAGTATGTAAACTAAATAAGTCTATTTATGGCCTAAAGCAGGCTTCTAGACAATGGAATCTAAAATGCAAAGAGGCTTTGCTCAATTTTGGTTTCAAACAAAGCAAATCAGATTATTCTTTATTTCATTATAACAAGAAAGGCAACAAAATAATTCTCTTACtctatgtagatgatatggccATTGGGGGAAACAATTTAGATCTAATTCAAGactttaaaacatatatatcctCTTGCTTCAAAATTAAGGACTTAGGTCCTCTGAAATATTTTCTGGGTCTTGAAACACATAATACCCCAGTAGGCTTTTATATCTCTCAAAGAAAATACTCCTTAGATTTATTAATAGACACAGGTTTAGTGGGTTCTAAACCTATTAAATCTCCTATTGACACTAATTCTAAACTCACAGCTTATCAAGGGAACATTTTAAGTGATCCTCTAACTTACAGAAGACTCATTGGAAGGTTAATGTACCTCACCATTACTAGACCTGATATCACCTACTCTGTTAATACTCTTAGTCGTTTTATGCAAAAGCCCACAGATGTGCATCTTATTGCTGCTCACAGAATTTTAAAATACATTAAAGGGACATTAGGCCAAGGTCTATATTATTCTGCCACTAACAACCTGCAGGTAGAAGCCTTTTGTGACTCAGATTGGGCATCTTGTATGGACACAAGACGTTCTGTTACAGGTTTCTGCATCAAAATCGGAGACTCACTAGTTTCATGGAAATCCAAGAAACAGAAGACTGTTTCTAGGTCTTCATCAGAAGCTGAATACAGAGCAATGGCTTCTGCTACCAGTGAACTTGCTTGGATGCAGAATCTTTTTCATGAATTGCAGATCAAGCTCAAACAACCTATGAGATTGTTTTGTGACAACCAGGCAGCTATTCATATAGCAACAAACCCAGTTTTTCATGAGAGGACCAAGCATATTGAGCTTGATCTTCATTACACACGAGAGAAGGTAGAACAAGGCATGATCAAATTAGCTCACCTCAAATCGGAAGATCAACCAGGAGATCTTCTCACAAAGCCTTTGTCTGTTCACCGCATCCAACATCTTCTTCACAAGCTGAACATCGTCTCCAACTATGCTCAGCTTGCAGGGGGGTGATAAGATAGTTCCTTTTTCACGAATCGTCCATGGCGCGTAATCTTATTCCTCTTTGTTGTCTCTAACTCTCTGGTGTTTTACCCTAACCAGACTTTGCTTTTGGACTCTTCTATTGTGTTCTATATTGGGCTCTTGTTTTCATTGGACTTGTAACTCATAAAGGCCTTGTTAATAGGCCCTTTTCTTTATTGGTTTAGGTTGATATGAAACACACCGTTTCATATAGTTTGTTTATTCTACAACTGTCACATCACAGTGACCGTTGTTCACTTTCTTTATAGTCTGTACTCTCACAATTTGTATTGACACTTTTTGAATATTGAAAACCAACGTTTCTATTTTCTCTCTGTTCTTCGACTGTTCTTCTTCTACCTCCTCTTCTACTGACTTCTCATCTCCTTCCTCATGACATAACCTACAAACAAAACACagctttatattattttaatgctcaattcaattctccTTTCTCTACACAATACGTGTCCTGCTTCCATACTTTCTAAACACCTAACTTGACACTTCCATCACTTTTCACTTACAAACTCTGACACACCGACTTATACATGACTTTACACATACATACTTTGAGATTGATCAAAAAGAACACGAGTTGGTGCACCACTTCCAAGACAAAACTCACTCTCCTATAAATACTCTTCTCCCACCTTTGGAGAGAGGGGTATTCACACAATTACCAACAAAGCCATACTTCTTCAACCCCTGACGAAATATTCAACCAAAACACCACCATCCCCCGCTGGTCTCCCGTCCATAGTCCACTTCCTCATTCATTATACTGACTTGACCATTGGAGCCTCTACGACCTACATCCCCCAGTCCTGTCTTGGAGTTTCTCACGGTTGATCTTGTTGTGAAGTTTGTAGGATTTGAAGGTGCAGACAAGCCTCCATGTCATCACGATTGACTTTTCAACAACTGTAGAAACTATCCCTACAGAGCCAAGAGTTCAAGGTATATATGACGAAACTAAGCTTCGGTGAACCAGAAACTGTCAGTCATAGGAACCACACTAGGGCCGCAAGCGGATAGGGACCAGATCACTAGGGTGAAATTGGACATGGCACTAATGTAAAGAGGACCAGCCTGGTTGATGGGTTACTCCGCCCAAAACCCTTGAGGTCCTGGGTTCAAACCACATGGGGGTCGCCGTTGGGGATTTAGTTTGGGGTGTGGGGTATTGTAGCTGACTAGCTGTTGGACTTTACaagtatataaaagaaaaataatattaaaaaaaaaactaatcctAGTTCCAAATTACTTCAGTCTGCAATCACTAATCACTATCATGCATGTTACGGACCATTTCTATTTATGTATATGTCGGAAATGGACTTTCCCTAGAAATATCCCAAGACAGACAGCTAGAGCCTAGATGTACTAAAAAAACATTTGATTGTGAAACTCTTTTGTGCTTTTTCTGCTCCAGCTAATAAGTTCTTTATACTTTAATGACAAAGACTGAGACTAGTCCAGTTAGTAGACCACTTTCATGTGAAATAGGTTTCATGGGACCCTTGTCTGAGCTTTCTCTCTCCCAAAAGTACAGTCTGAATGCTCCACCAAAACTATCAAATTTCATTTTAATCCCTATGCTACTAATTCATTACACAATAATAGAGATCGAGCCCAAGCAAGGCAGGCCAAAAAGAACCTCAGTATGAAGAGCCAAAAAGGGACCTATCGGCCATCGTTGGAAgttgaaactagaaagttaagacttaggGATTATTCACTCACATGCACTGCTCTCCTAAACTTCAATCTTCAACTACGAAGTCAGTCCGACCATGTTCTTCCCTTCAGTCTCTCTCAAATTCAAGCTCTCTCTAAAATAATACGTACCAACCCATCCAAGAGTTTGAccaaatcaatgaaaaaaacaTTTGAGAATATCCGACCAAAGCTTGATCATAGATCAAGTGCAGAGAGTTCCATCTCTCACGCAATGTTTTTGAAGGATTTTCAAGCATAAGGTAAGGAACTTTATTTGGTTGACAGTGATAGAGAGAATTGCAGTACGTTCAAAGAACTTTCAAAACCAGTATGTTGAACTAGTAGTATCTTTGTATTGAGTAATGAAAAACGACCTTGAGATGATTAATTTGATCGTGCTAACTCTTAATACAAGCAGGAGGTTGAGCCTATGAGTTCAAATCTCATGAGTGTACACATTATCGACTTACATTATGTTCTCGCATTGGGCCTCGGTCCATGTCTCAATTGGGGTTGTCGGGTCTTTCATGTGGTCCGAAATTTATCAGTCAATTATCCATGAATAATTCGGTGGATGTCAcgatgcccaaaaaatattatttttgtatggTGGTCTGGCAAAAACAACGACCGTACGGAAATCACATTCTGATGAGATAACAGATACCTGCCTCTGCTCCTGCATGTCGTGGGTTGGTTAACATCAACATTCAATACTGCTGTACCATAGTACTCGAtctccccatccccatccccatccccatcccaaAGTACATTGCTTAGCTTTTTAAACTTAATTAATTTAACCAATCAATTGAAACTTTTGGAACAAATTACCCCTTCAAATGTCTTATGACTAGCTAGTACACATTTGCAGCCATTTTTTCTCAATTAAATGCATCTtatctcctatatatatatatggagctGATAATTGAAATTGCCTGTTACAATATATTGATCGAACCAAATAGCAGAAATGGACATATGAAAGAAACAATGACGTACATtgttatatacatacatacatacatgtatgtatatttatgtatgtatagcCTGCAGGGGCCCTTGTCTCAACCTTTTTATGGTGCATCAATGCATGGGAACAGTAGTCAGACCCATGGGGCTCATCAAATTattgtattttactattttcgATTAAAAGATAAGGTTTCCGCACACCATAGGATCATATATGCAGCTAGTTTCATCATATTACAGCCTGAGTGGTGCCCTTATGTAGTTAATGACCTATCTATTATGGAATTTATTAGgctttatatatgtatatatttttgtatgttttggtcagaatcaaataatatatagttgGCTGATAAAGACTTtcattaaaacaatatatatatatatatatatatatatatatccctttctttcatgttttttttctcCGTAATCTTGCTTCTGAAGTTTCTGTGAAGAAATCGAGAGAGATTGAGAAAAAAGAGCTGAGAGAAGTTTGGTCTAACTCAATCCATTTGAGGTATTGTTTACTCTAGGCTCAAGATTTGTACGATTTTATCTTTTAAAGAGGCACTCAAGTGTTTGAGGTTGGTTTCATCGATCTTATAAACGTCTCAAGGGAGATTTTGAAGTAAttctttgggaaaaaaaaaagaaagaaaatttgcatCCATGCAAAGGAATTGTGTTTTCAAGTGGAGtaagataaaaagaaaactaaaggcTGAGGCGCATGCTTTTATTTGTGAATCATAACTTTCGATAACTGCATGCATGTTTTATGAATTAACTTCTGATAGTATCAAAATGACTTCTACTATCATATTAACACGGGGTAAGAATTTTTGAGTCAACAAGTCAATCAAGGAGTCTCTTTAATCACCGACCAAGGTAGGACAGATGACTCCAACCGAGAAGAAGGCATCCACGGAGTCCACAGGATAGGACACGGTAATCCAGGATCGAGCATCTCTGTGAGATCAAGACATCCCCTCGACGTACGTAATACCGACTGTTGGAGAGGCGATCAAACACCTCTAGGAAGTCAAGAGTACTATAGAAGAAAACCAATTCCATTTAGGAAATTAAGGAATCGATTCACCTTATTGCAAATCCACATGAGAGCAGGGAGAGGAGATctattcctaccaaaaaaagaaagagcatgGGGAAATGCCAGTAAATGTCTAATAGTTTGGAAGAGAAGACAAGACAAGACCAGCCAAAAGGGACGTTTCATAAGAGTAATAGCCACTGAAATCACATGCACTGGTCTCCCATATTAAATCCCAAGTCAGTCGAGCCATGCCCCTCAACCTTCACTTCTCAAATGTGCCTCATGACCAACTACTGCCCAATCTTATCGATCTATCACCACTTATAAGCTGTAGCACCCAACTAGAGTGGGGGCCACAAGCTTCTACAATGTCAAGTTTGGTAATGTTGACGAGCTACCGAATGACAATGAGACTAAGTTTCTTGGCCCACATCGCCAATTAAGAGAATATGTGAAATGTAGAATGTAATAGGTTAAACTTCTTAACTTTAACAAGCGTTTTTTCTTGACTCAAATTAGTATAGGTCTGTGCTGGGCTTGGGAAGACAAAATTGTGCTGCCCAATATTGATTAGCCCAAAacagacaaagtgttactagtgtGGTGGAGCGGGCTGTTACATAAGCCTAACCCCTAACTCCCTATATATACGTCTAGACATTTGTAAGGAAAACCTAACATACCCAAAAGACACACCAGACATAACTGATATACCACAACTTAacttgcaacttgcaagtaCTCGATCGTAGTACTCTCTCTCATCATGGCCAAGCTTGGAACAAATGGCAAGAAAAATGGGGTTGTGACGCTCAAAGTGGTAGCTAAATTGCTACAAAGGAGTCTCATTTTGGGAAGGAAGTCAAATTATGTCCCAGAAGATGTGAAGGAAGGGCATTTTGCGGTGATAGCTGGAGATGGCCAC belongs to Tripterygium wilfordii isolate XIE 37 chromosome 2, ASM1340144v1, whole genome shotgun sequence and includes:
- the LOC120010827 gene encoding uncharacterized mitochondrial protein AtMg00810-like, producing the protein MAIGGNNLDLIQDFKTYISSCFKIKDLGPLKYFLGLETHNTPVGFYISQRKYSLDLLIDTGLVGSKPIKSPIDTNSKLTAYQGNILSDPLTYRRLIGRLMYLTITRPDITYSVNTLSRFMQKPTDVHLIAAHRILKYIKGTLGQGLYYSATNNLQVEAFCDSDWASCMDTRRSVTGFCIKIGDSLVSWKSKKQKTVSRSSSEAEYRAMASATSELAWMQNLFHELQIKLKQPMRLFCDNQAAIHIATNPVFHERTKHIELDLHYTREKVEQGMIKLAHLKSEDQPGDLLTKPLSVHRIQHLLHKLNIVSNYAQLAGG